The following coding sequences lie in one Arachis stenosperma cultivar V10309 chromosome 5, arast.V10309.gnm1.PFL2, whole genome shotgun sequence genomic window:
- the LOC130979085 gene encoding gamma carbonic anhydrase 1, mitochondrial-like translates to MGTLGRAFYTVGFWIRETGQALDRLGSRLQGNYFFQEQLSRHRPLMNVFDKVPVVHRDAFVAPSASITGDVHVGHGSSIWYGCVLRGDVNNISIGSGTNIQDNTLVHVAKSNLSGKVLPTIIGDNVTVGHSAVLQGCTVEDEAFIGMGATLLDGVYIEKHAMVAAGALVRQNTRIPYGEVWGGNPARFLRKLTEDEMAFFSQSALNYSNLARAHAAENEKELDATEFEKLVRKKFARGDGEHDSVPNLSDDVLLDKSSKAS, encoded by the exons ATGGGAACACTGGGCAGAGCTTTTTACACCGTTGGATTCTGGATCCGCGAGACTGGCCAAGCCCTTGATCGCCTTGGCTCCCGCCTCCAGGGCAATTACTTCTTCCAGGAACAAC TGTCAAGGCATCGACCTCTGATGAATGTCTTCGACAAGGTTCCTGTGGTCCACCGGGATGCTTTTGTGGCACCTAGCGCCTCCATCACCGGCGATGTTCACGTTGGCCATGGTTCTTCCATTTGGTATGGATGTGTTCTTAGAG GTGATGTTAACAACATTAGTATTGGATCTGGAACTAATATACAAGACAATACTCTTGTTCATGTTGCCAAGTCTAATTTGAGTGGAAAGGTTTTGCCAACTATCATTGGAGATAATGTCACTGTCG GACATAGTGCTGTGTTACAAGGATGCACTGTTGAGGACGAGGCATTTATTGGCATGGGCGCAACCTTGCTTGATGGTGTATATATTGAGAAGCACGCCATGGTTGCTGCTGGAGCTCTTGTCAGGCAGAACACAAGGATTCCCTATGGAGAG GTTTGGGGAGGTAATCCAGCAAGGTTTCTGAGGAAGCTCACTGAAGACGAAATGGCCTTCTTCTCACAATCTGCCTTAAATTATTCCAATTTAGCTCGGGCTCATGCAGCTGAGAATGAGAAAGAACTTGATGCAACTGAATTTGAGAAACTTGTTCGAAAGAAGTTTGCTCGTGGTGACGGGGAACATGATTCAGTGCCTAACCTTTCAGATGATGTTTTGCTAGACAAATCATCGAAGGCTTCTtag